From a region of the Hippopotamus amphibius kiboko isolate mHipAmp2 chromosome 3, mHipAmp2.hap2, whole genome shotgun sequence genome:
- the LOC130848615 gene encoding olfactory receptor 1052-like yields the protein MAGWNHTGVKEFLLVGLTENPNLQIPLFLLFLLIYLITLVGNWGMIILIWINAPLHTPMYFFLSNLSLCDICYSTVFAPKMLVNFLSKHKASTFSGCILQSFFFALYVTTEGILLSVMAYDRYVAIANPLLYTVIMTQRVCIQMILVSYLGGLINSLTHTIGLLKLDFCGPNIVNHYFCDIPPLLRLSCSDAHKNAMWLLIFSGVIAVFTFIIIMVSYIHIIIAIHRIHSAERRCKSFSTCASHLTAVTLFYGSVTFSYIQPSSQYSLEQEKLSAVFYTLVIPMLNPVIYSLRNKDVKEAAKLSVWGKRTFS from the coding sequence ATGGCAGGTTGGAATCATACAGGTGTGAAGGAATTCCTTCTGGTGGGTTTAACTGAAAATCCTAATTTGCAGATCCCACTCTTTTTGCTATTTCTCCTTATTTATCTTATCACACTGGTGGGGAACTGGGGGATGATTATCTTGATCTGGATAAATGCCCCACTTCATACTccaatgtacttcttcctcagcaaCCTCTCTCTTTGTGATATCTGCTACTCCACTGTCTTTGCTCCCAAAATGCTGGTCAATTTCCTTTCAAAACACAAGGCCAGCACATTTTCAGGCTGTATTcttcagagtttcttttttgccctGTATGTAACCACAGAAGGCATCCTCCTGTCTGTGATGGCTTATGACCGCTATGTTGCAATAGCCAACCCCTTGTTGTATACAGTCATTATGACCCAAAGGGTTTGTATTCAGATGATTCTTGTATCTTACTTGGGAGGTCTCATTAACTCCCTGACACACACAATAGGTTTGCTCAAACTAGACTTCTGTGGTCCTAACATTGTGAATCATTATTTCTGTGACATTCCTCCTCTTCTGAGACTCTCTTGTTCAGATGCCCATAAGAATGCAATGTGGCTTTTGATATTCTCTGGAGTCATTGcagttttcacatttattatcaTCATGGTCTCTTATATTCACATCATCATTGCCATCCACAGAATCCACTCAGCTGAGAGGAGGTGCAAATCCTTCTCCACTTGTGCCTCCCATCTGACTGCTGTGACTTTATTCTATGGGTCTGTGACCTTTAGTTACATCCAGCCAAGCTCTCAGTATTCCCTGGAACAAGAGAAGCTCTCTGCTGTGTTTTACACCTTGGTGATCCCCATGCTCAACCCAGTGATTTACAGTCTGAGGAATAAGGATGTGAAAGAAGCAGCAAAATTGTCAGTATGGGGGAAGAGAACCTTCAGTTGA